DNA from Pararge aegeria unplaced genomic scaffold, ilParAegt1.1, whole genome shotgun sequence:
CTATTAAAAGTTTACTTATCGAAACTTCTGATATATCTACTTAAGTAGGATGAGTAGAGGTTTACACAAACTATACAGAATTTAAAACCCCGCGGTTCGTCCGCTTACCTACATCTGTCAAGGCCCTACACAAACCAATAACTTGATATCCTTCCTATTTTATAGCTTTCAGTATAAAATACTTAGTTTCGTGGACAAACCGAGAAAAGTTAAGGATTTTCATCGGCTTTTTGACTCGGTCGGAGCTACATTATCAAAACCAATGTAATAACGCCCAATAATTGTGTATACGCTGTTTTGTTGCCTTTCTGTTTACGGTTACCTTTACTACCTTTTTATACAgacttagaatagaatagaatagaaaaaactttattgcaacacaacaaaaaaaggaaaatacaaggaaaacagtaatagtacttagtgcagACTTATATGCGGTTCCCTTTTAAATATCAGCAAGGAAAGTACGTAGTAGTACTACATTTGACGACTGAAAAATGTTATCTGCAACATTTTTCAGTCGTTAAATGTAGTACTACTACGTACTTTCCTTGCTGATATTTAAAAGGGAACCGCAGCCAGCTTTAGTTGATTAACAAAGTcggttatttttgtcaaaaccttttattgtttcaattaaTCAATGAGACTTGGTACTttggtaattattaattattataatcgcGAAATATCAACTTaaaaccttttacaaaatattgcttttcccgaagccgttaatggttgaggagttccaCCGGCACTTCATCATCAACCACAATATTGTGACGAGCACAAGTTGCTTATCAACCATATActataatcgaagcgcaacccgtgtaaatgtttaaaaagaaaatgcgtAAGTTACtttcaaaaatacttaaatagcTAGAAGTGTGGATGGGCCCACAAaagtttcaaaacaaaaaataatggttaataaaattacgttaaaaaaaaatacaaccaaattgaTAACTTCCTCCTTGTTTGTaacttacaaacaaaaaaaaatgtcttttatacAAATTCTAATTTAGAAATTCTTTATGTAGGCCTttaggcacttatgaagggtTCCTAGTTCCCACATAAATGTTACATATATAACTCAGGTAGGAAGCCTTAGGgcattatatttctatatagaTAAAGATAAGCTGATACCCAGATGGCTCTGTTTGTTATCGCCCAATCATATTAATCAGAGAGGCGTCTCGGCAGGCGAAGTAGggcagtatcatcatcatcttatttCATAGAAATAAGATAATTTGGATAGAATGTATCAAGTGTCCTAACtataaaatcaatttatattaagtattattttgaattcatttagtAGTTCAGGCATGATGTGCGGCTAAGATACAGTCAGACAAAATTACAGTTAAGCTATTACTGTAGTATAAACAAAGCTTCagtattgattaaaattttcgaaatatcTTCAATATACAGTAATGAAGttttatatgtaagtatagTTGTTAAGTCTATTCCagtaaaaagtgtttataaaatcAAGTTAGGTATGTATATTGGTTGtagagttatggtgttaaatctaTAAAACCTTATTGTTGAGGATCTCTCTTTTGTTCTGCCCCAGTTAAAAAGAACACAATTATTTTGGGctttcaattttaaaaacatacgtTTTTTATGTATTCAGTTCCAGTTTAATTATAGAAATTGAAGCAGTTCTAATTTAATAGATTGGCTTGATACAATGGAAAGTCAAAGACATTGATTAGGATGGTCTACTCAGATTCGAATACATTAAACACATTAGCTTATTGTAAATGTAGATCTCTGCATTGCTTTCATGAATCATGATAGTTTCCAGACTATCTTATAGGAGACTGACtgaagaaataaatatcaataagaCGGTATAACTTTATTTGGAATGTTTATAGCACATACAATTGACAGCTGACtagtaaattaaactaatttttcTTAACCTTTAACTGCACGGGCAAACACATTGGCAGCTGTAGCTGGCAATATGTAAAGTATATAAGGAAGAAGATGAAGTGCAAACATGAGTACATTGAGATGAGGAGCGGGAAAAGGTCGGGGTACTGAGGTGGGGGTTTCACCAGCAGCGAGCCCAGCCCTAGCAAAATCATGCCTTGCAAGGAGAAGAAGAACATGGTGCTGAACAGCTTCATCACTACATGGTTGTAACTCTTGGTTTTAGCTGCTTCATAGACAGTGTTGGCACTCAGGACACTGAAAATATTAGTTTCCAACCCCGACAGGTGCAATGCAATGCTGTAGAAGCTCAGGTATATCGAGCTGGTGCACAACAATGGTAACAGTAGCCCGTCCTTCAGCAGCAGAGGTAGCATGCTAAATGTGGATAGCAGGAGGAACCAGAGAGACGTGAAAGGATCATCTGGCAAGTAAATAGTTACCGGAATGGCCACCAGGAGGATTGATTTCTCATGGACCTGATATGAGAAGAGAAAGAATGCAAGTGATACATTAATAAGACAAAGAACaaacttttttctattgattCTGAAGAATAAGTCCAAGCAGGATGGCATACATGCCACCAGTGTAGACATAACACACATTCGTACCATCTCTTCATTGTTGTATACATGTTTCAGTTTGACAAAAACATTGGCAGAGCACCACACATTTGACACCTTGTCTTCAAACACACCTCGTTTGATGGGAAACAGTCTGTGCAAAATTTGCAGGACGTCATCCCAGGAATGGACCAATGGATACCAGACTGCACTGAAAGTACCGATGACAGCAATGGCTAGTTTAGTAAACCGGTATATTAGGTGTGCCATGCTGCTCTCATTGGTGACGGTTATGAAGCACTTcctgagtaaataaaaaaagaaaggcaGTGCATGATACAGCTCCATTTGCTTGTAGTTAAGAGCcaacacaaaaaatatagttGCCATGATGTCATTCTCTATGGCAACGATAAAAAAGGTAGCCCAAAGGAACAGCCCCAGAGACACACAGTTGTACTGGAAGTGGCCGTGGTCTATGAGGATGATGCCGGGGTACAGAAGGCAGATCACCGTGGACACATCTGTTCGCTTGAATACCGAGAGTTCGCTTTTGGACGTGACCCGCTCCATATGTATGCAGATGCACAGTACGGCGGTCACGTAGAAGTACAGGTCGCTCAGGAAGACGGTCCAGCGCATGAAGGTCTCGTGCGTCTCGCTCTCGTAGCCACGCGACGCGAACAGGCGCACAGACTCGGGCTCCAGCCAGTCCGCCACGAGCCCCAGCAGCAGGCTGTGGTAGGCGCTGAGCGGCGGGTAGTCCAGGCCCCAGTACTGCAGGTCGTTGTGAGTAGTGTTGCGGTACCAGTCGCGCGCCGGCGTGTGCACCGTAACCTCCTGCCAGTGGCGTTGCGCCTCGAAGTCGCCGAACATGGGCGGCGCGCCGCGGCCGGAGTACGGGTACGCGGCCACGCAGCAGCGCACCAGCAGCGCGAGCAGAAGGCCAGGGTACAGCACGTACTTCGTCACGATGAACTTGTCGGGGTCCGTTCTCTTGCTCATCTTGTCCTATTTTTTAGTTCGATGGCCTCACTATTAACTACCggattgttttaaaatgtaagaGATAAACGAAACCTACCGCGCTTGGCCCACGCAAACAAGTTGAAGATCcgataagtaatcaatattttgACAGTTCGTACTTACGACGTGAACAGCGTCCAATTCCTTAATGagcttctcttttaaatacttttctgtGTACACCATATTCgttaatatgaatttttaaatctatCTACAATCACACTAAAAATTAGAGTTATTGAAGTATTAGCCACCtacaacaaaataacaaaacaggTTATATCATAGGCAATTCAACCACAGATTAGATACTATCACaggctagtaaataaatagatataattaaaaaaattaaactagtcACAGATAGCATATTAAGAGAATAGAGAAAaacattgatataatattatttttgtgaatgaatgaatgaatacacttttattgtacaccaaagaaacaaaaagtagttacaaagatataaatacaata
Protein-coding regions in this window:
- the LOC120636911 gene encoding dolichyl pyrophosphate Man9GlcNAc2 alpha-1,3-glucosyltransferase-like; its protein translation is MSKRTDPDKFIVTKYVLYPGLLLALLVRCCVAAYPYSGRGAPPMFGDFEAQRHWQEVTVHTPARDWYRNTTHNDLQYWGLDYPPLSAYHSLLLGLVADWLEPESVRLFASRGYESETHETFMRWTVFLSDLYFYVTAVLCICIHMERVTSKSELSVFKRTDVSTVICLLYPGIILIDHGHFQYNCVSLGLFLWATFFIVAIENDIMATIFFVLALNYKQMELYHALPFFFYLLRKCFITVTNESSMAHLIYRFTKLAIAVIGTFSAVWYPLVHSWDDVLQILHRLFPIKRGVFEDKVSNVWCSANVFVKLKHVYNNEEMVRMCVMSTLVACMPSCLDLFFRINRKKFVLCLINVSLAFFLFSYQVHEKSILLVAIPVTIYLPDDPFTSLWFLLLSTFSMLPLLLKDGLLLPLLCTSSIYLSFYSIALHLSGLETNIFSVLSANTVYEAAKTKSYNHVVMKLFSTMFFFSLQGMILLGLGSLLVKPPPQYPDLFPLLISMYSCLHFIFFLIYFTYCQLQLPMCLPVQLKVKKN